The sequence below is a genomic window from Croceicoccus marinus.
CGCTGCGATGATCCCATCGGGCGCGAGGGTCTGGATCGCGATGGGCCATACGGACATGCGCAAGGGCATGCAGGGGTTGGCCTTGCAGGTTCAGCAGGGCCTGAAGCGCGATCCACATGGCGGCGACCTGTTCGTGTTCCGAGGGCGGACGGGATCGCTGGTCAAGATCATCTGGCACGACGGCATCGGCATGTCGCTTTATGCCAAACGGCTCGAGAAGGGTCGCTTCGTCTGGCCCTCGGCGAGAGAGGGCATCGTCTCGCTGACCAATGCCCAATTGTCCTGCCTGCTGGAGGGGATCGACTGGCGTAACCCGCAATATTCATGGCGTCCGCAGAGCGCCGGATAGGGGCTGCATTTTCTTCGTTGGCTGGCGCATTTTGGGCTTTGACCGAAGGCCGATCTGTGATTCCATGCCCCTTATGGACACGGCCGCATCGCCCCTGCCGGATGACGTCGAAGCGCTCAAGGCGCTGCTGGCCGCCGCGCTCTCACGCGCCGATGATGCCGAGGCACGCCTTGCCAAGGCCAGGGCCCGCGAGAGCGCGATCGAGGCGCTGATCGCGCACCTCAAGCTGCAGATCGCCAGGCTGCGTCGCGAGCAATATGGCGCCAGCGCCGAACGCAGCCGACGTCTGCTCGACCAGCTGGAATTGCAGCTCGAAGATCTCGAGGCCGATGCCTGCGAGAATGATTGCGCTGCCGAAGCCGCTCCGGCGAAGACGAGCGAGGTTGCCGCGTTCGACCGCAAGCGCCCGAGCCGCAAGCCGTTCCCCGAACATCTGCCCCGCGAACGCGTCGTCATCCCCGCGCCCTGTTCGTGCCCGTCCTGCGGCAGCGCGCGTCTGTCAAAGCTGGGAGAGGATATCACCGAGACGCTGGAAGTGATCCCGCGCCAGTGGAAGGTGATCCGGACGGTGCGTGAGAAGTTCTCCTGCCGGGATTGCGAGACGATTACGCAGCCCCCGGCGCCGTTCCATGTCGTGCCGCGCGGATGGGCCGGGCCCAGCTTCCTCGCCATGCTACTTTTTGAGAAGTACGGTCAGCACCAGCCCCTCAACCGGCAGGCCGAGCGCTTCGCCCGCGAAGGCGTAGCGCTCAGCACCTCGACCCTGGCCGATCAGGTCGGTGCCGCCGCCTTCGCACTCATGCCGCTCTACCGGCGGATCGAAGCCCATGTGCTGGATGCAGCCCGGATCCATGGCGACGATACGACCGTGCCGGTCATGGCGAAGGGCAAGACCGATACGGCGCGCCTGTGGGTCTATGTGCGCGATGACCGGCCCTTCGCCGGCTCCGATCCGCCAGCAGCCTTGTTCCACTATTCCCGCGATCGGCGCGGTGAGCATCCACGGGAGCATCTGGCGTCCTGGGCAGGGATCCTGCAGGCCGATGCCTATGGCGGCTACAACGAGCTTTACGCTCCCGGTCGTCAGCCAGCACCCGTGATCGAGGCGGGCTGCTTCGCGCATGCACGGCGCAAATT
It includes:
- the tnpB gene encoding IS66 family insertion sequence element accessory protein TnpB (TnpB, as the term is used for proteins encoded by IS66 family insertion elements, is considered an accessory protein, since TnpC, encoded by a neighboring gene, is a DDE family transposase.), yielding MIPSGARVWIAMGHTDMRKGMQGLALQVQQGLKRDPHGGDLFVFRGRTGSLVKIIWHDGIGMSLYAKRLEKGRFVWPSAREGIVSLTNAQLSCLLEGIDWRNPQYSWRPQSAG
- the tnpC gene encoding IS66 family transposase gives rise to the protein MDTAASPLPDDVEALKALLAAALSRADDAEARLAKARARESAIEALIAHLKLQIARLRREQYGASAERSRRLLDQLELQLEDLEADACENDCAAEAAPAKTSEVAAFDRKRPSRKPFPEHLPRERVVIPAPCSCPSCGSARLSKLGEDITETLEVIPRQWKVIRTVREKFSCRDCETITQPPAPFHVVPRGWAGPSFLAMLLFEKYGQHQPLNRQAERFAREGVALSTSTLADQVGAAAFALMPLYRRIEAHVLDAARIHGDDTTVPVMAKGKTDTARLWVYVRDDRPFAGSDPPAALFHYSRDRRGEHPREHLASWAGILQADAYGGYNELYAPGRQPAPVIEAGCFAHARRKFFELADVEGAARRRSRGERTGMIYPIALEAVQRLDALFEIERGINGKTPGERVALRQERSAPLMAGLHAWLTAQLAKLSRSHDMAKAINYMLRRWGAFTRFLDDGRICITNNAAERALRCVPLGRKAWLFCGSDRGGQRAAVLYTLIQTARLNDVDPQAWLADVLARIAGHPAHRIDELLPWNWESGRARIAA